Part of the Bacillus sp. THAF10 genome is shown below.
ATCACTTACAGATGGGCCCGCGGCGCATTAGCTAGTTGGTGAGGTAACGGCTCACCAAGGCGACGATGCGTAGCCGACCTGAGAGGGTGATCGGCCACACTGGGACTGAGACACGGCCCAGACTCCTACGGGAGGCAGCAGTAGGGAATCTTCCACAATGGACGAAAGTCTGATGGAGCAACGCCGCGTGAGCGATGAAGGCCTTCGGGTCGTAAAGCTCTGTTGTTAGGGAAGAACAAGTGCGAGAGTAACTGCTCGCACCTTGACGGTACCTAACCAGAAAGCCACGGCTAACTACGTGCCAGCAGCCGCGGTAATACGTAGGTGGCAAGCGTTGTCCGGAATTATTGGGCGTAAAGCGCGCGCAGGCGGTTTCTTAAGTCTGATGTGAAAGCCCACGGCTCAACCGTGGAGGGTCATTGGAAACTGGGGAACTTGAGTGCAGAAGAGGAGAGTGGAATTCCACGTGTAGCGGTGAAATGCGTAGAGATGTGGAGGAACACCAGTGGCGAAGGCGACTCTCTGGTCTGTAACTGACGCTGAGGCGCGAAAGCGTGGGGAGCAAACAGGATTAGATACCCTGGTAGTCCACGCCGTAAACGATGAGTGCTAAGTGTTAGAGGGTTTCCGCCCTTTAGTGCTGCAGCTAACGCATTAAGCACTCCGCCTGGGGAGTACGGTCGCAAGACTGAAACTCAAAGGAATTGACGGGGGCCCGCACAAGCGGTGGAGCATGTGGTTTAATTCGAAGCAACGCGAAGAACCTTACCAGGTCTTGACATCCTCTGACCACTCTAGAGATAGAGCCTTCCCCTTCGGGGGACAGAGTGACAGGTGGTGCATGGTTGTCGTCAGCTCGTGTCGTGAGATGTTGGGTTAAGTCCCGCAACGAGCGCAACCCTTGATCTTAGTTGCCAGCATTCAGTTGGGCACTCTAAGGTGACTGCCGGTGACAAACCGGAGGAAGGTGGGGATGACGTCAAATCATCATGCCCCTTATGACCTGGGCTACACACGTGCTACAATGGACGGTACAAAGGGCAGCAAAACCGCGAGGTCGAGCCAATCCCATAAAACCGTTCTCAGTTCGGATTGCAGGCTGCAACTCGCCTGCATGAAGCCGGAATCGCTAGTAATCGCGGATCAGCATGCCGCGGTGAATACGTTCCCGGGCCTTGTACACACCGCCCGTCACACCACGAGAGTTTGTAACACCCGAAGTCGGTGGGGTAACCTTTTGGAGCCAGCCGCCTAAGGTGGGACAGATGATTGGGGTGAAGTCGTAACAAGGTAGCCGTATCGGAAGGTGCGGCTGGATCACCTCCTTTCTAAGGATAAAGACGCTTGTTGTTTTGTTTAGTTTTGAGAGAGCATTCTCTCTATTATGAATGGCAAATCTGTCGATTTGTCTCATTTGTTCCTTGAAAACTAGATAATGTAACTAATATCAAGATATTCACAAAATATCGTTCATCTTAGTAATTTTCTAATAGATATCATCGCTGATATCGACACAGACCAATTTTGGTCAACGGTTAAGTTATTAAGGGCGCACGGTGGATGCCTTGGCACTAGGAGCTGATGAAGGACGGGACTAACACCGATATGCTTCGGGGAGCTGTAAGTAAGCGTTGATCCGGAGATTTCCGAATGGGGAAACCCACTGCTCGTAATGGAGCAGTATCCTTATCTGAATACATAGGGTATGGAAGGCAGACCCGGGGAACTGAAACATCTTAGTACCCGGAGGAAGAGAAAGCAAATGCGATTTCCTGAGTAGCGGCGAGCGAAACGGAATTAGCCCAAACCAAGAGGCTTGCCTCTTGGGGTTGTAGGACACTCAACATGGAGTTACAAAGGAACGGGGTAGATGAAGCGACCTGGAAAGGTCCGTCATAGAAGGTAAAAACCCTGTAGTTGAAACTTCGTTCCCTCCTGAGTGGATCCTGAGTACGGCGGGACACGAGAAATCCCGTCGGAAGCAGGGAGGACCATCTCCCAAGGCTAAATACTCCCTAGTGACCGATAGTGAACCAGTACCGTGAGGGAAAGGTGAAAAGCACCCCGGAAGGGGAGTGAAATAGATCCTGAAACCGTGTGCCTACAAGTAGTTAGAGCCCGTTAATGGGTGATAGCGTGCCTTTTGTAGAATGAACCGGCGAGTTACGATCCCGTGCAAGGTTAAGTCGAAGAGACGGAGCCGTAGCGAAAGCGAGTCTGAATAGGGCGCATGAGTACGTGGTCGTAGACCCGAAACCAGGTGATCTACCCATGTCCAGGGTGAAGTTCAGGTAACACTGAATGGAGGCCCGAACCGACTCACGTTGAAAAGTGAGCGGATGAGGTGTGGGTAGGGGTGAAATGCCAATCGAACCTGGAGATAGCTGGTTCTCTCCGAAATAGCTTTAGGGCTAGCCTCATGTAGTAAGAGTCTTGGAGGTAGAGCACTGATTGGACTAGGGGTCCTCATCGGATTACCGAATTCAGTCAAACTCCGAATGCCAAAGACTTATCCATGGGAGTCAGACTGCGAGTGATAAGATCCGTAGTCAAGAGGGAAACAGCCCAGACCGCCAGCTAAGGTCCCCAAGTATACGTTAAGTGGAAAAGGATGTGGAGTTGCTTAGACAACCAGGATGTTGGCTTAGAAGCAGCCACCATTTAAAGAGTGCGTAATAGCTCACTGGTCGAGTGACTCTGCGCCGAAAATGTACCGGGGCTAAACGTATCACCGAAGCTGCGGACTGTTCTTACGAACAGTGGTAGGAGAGCGTTCTAAGGGCGTTGAAGCTAGACCGGAAGGACTGGTGGAGCGCTTAGAAGTGAGAATGCCGGTATGAGTAGCGAAAGAAGGGTGAGAATCCCTTCCACCGAATGCCTAAGGTTTCCTGAGGAAGGCTCGTCCGCTCAGGGTTAGTCGGGACCTAAGCCGAGGCCGAAAGGCGTAGGCGATGGATAACAGGTTGATATTCCTGTACCACCTCCACTCCGTTTGAGCAACGGGGGGACGCAGAAGGATAGGGTAAGCGCGCTGTTGGATATGCGCGTCTAAGCAGTAAGGCTGAGAAGTAGGCAAATCCGCTTCTCCTATAAGGCTGAGCTGTGATAGCGAGGGAAATATAGTACCGAAGTTCCTGATTTCACACTGCCAAGAAAAGCCTCTAGCGAGGAGTGAGGTGCCCGTACCGCAAACCGACACAGGTAGGCGAGGAGAGAATCCTAAGGTGAGCGAGAGAACTCTGGTTAAGGAACTCGGCAAAATGACCCCGTAACTTCGGGAGAAGGGGTGCTCTGTTAGGGTGTTAAAGCCCGAGAGAGCCGCAGTGAATAGGCCCAGGCGACTGTTTAGCAAAAACACAGGTCTCTGCGAAGCCGTAAGGCGAAGTATAGGGGCTGACGCCTGCCCGGTGCTGGAAGGTTAAGGGGAGAGGTTAGCGCAAGCGAAGCTTTGAACCGAAGCCCCAGTAAACGGCGGCCGTAACTATAACGGTCCTAAGGTAGCGAAATTCCTTGTCGGGTAAGTTCCGACCCGCACGAAAGGCGTAACGATCTGGGCACTGTCTCAACCAGAGACTCGGTGAAATTATAGTACCTGTGAAGATGCAGGTTACCCGCGACAGGACGGAAAGACCCCGTGGAGCTTTACTGTAGCCTGATATTGAATTTTGGTACAGCTTGTACAGGATAGGTAGGAGCCTTGGAAGCCGGAGCGCTAGCTTCGGTGGAGGCGTCGGTGGGATACTACCCTGGCTGTATTGAAATTCTAACCCGCAGCCCTTATCGGGCTGGGAGACAGTGTCAGGTGGGCAGTTTGACTGGGGCGGTCGCCTCCTAAAGAGTAACGGAGGCGCCCAAAGGTTCCCTCAGAATGGTTGGAAATCATTCGCAGAGTGTAAAGGCACAAGGGAGCTTGACTGCGAGACCTACAAGTCGAGCAGGGACGAAAGTCGGGCTTAGTGATCCGGTGGTTCCGCATGGAAGGGCCATCGCTCAACGGATAAAAGCTACCCCGGGGATAACAGGCTTATCTCCCCCAAGAGTCCACATCGACGGGGAGGTTTGGCACCTCGATGTCGGCTCATCGCATCCTGGGGCTGTAGTCGGTCCCAAGGGTTGGGCTGTTCGCCCATTAAAGCGGTACGCGAGCTGGGTTCAGAACGTCGTGAGACAGTTCGGTCCCTATCCGTCGTGGGCGCAGGAAATTTGAGAGGAGCTGTCCTTAGTACGAGAGGACCGGGATGGACGCACCGCTGGTGTACCAGTTGTCTTGCCAAAGGCATAGCTGGGTAGCTACGTGCGGACGGGATAAGTGCTGAAAGCATCTAAGCATGAAGCCCCCCTCAAGATGAGATTTCCTTTTACTTCGGTAAGTAAGATCCCTGAAAGATGATCAGGTAGATAGGTTCGAGGTGGAAGCGTGGCGACACGTGCAGCTGACGAATACTAATCGATCGAGGACTTAACCCAATATGATTTACATGATGACACGATATGAAAATCTTGATATGAACACATTATCTAGTTTTGAAGGAACAAAAAAGCTTGAAAAACAGCTTGATTTTCCTTTGAAAAACCGTATAATATAATTTGTCTGGTGGCGATAGCGAAGAGGTCACACCCGTTCCCATACCGAACACGGAAGTTAAGCTCTTCAGCGCCGATGGTAGTTGGGGGCTGTCCCCCTGTGAGAGTAGGACGTTGCCAGGCAGATATTATTTTTTTGCCTATTCCACCATAGCTCAGCGGTAGAGCATTCGGCTGTTAACCGAAGGGTCGTAGGTTCGAATCCTACTGGTGGAGCCATTCTTGCTTCCATAGCTCAGTTAGGTAGAGCACTTCCATGGTAAGGAAGAGGTCACCGGTTCGAGCCCGGTTGGAAGCTTAGATAGTAAAAATTGGCCCGTTGGTCAAGCGGTTAAGACACCGCCCTTTCACGGCGGTAACACGGGTTCGAATCCCGTACGGGTCACCAAAACTTTTTCGCGCGAGCGAAAATAGTTATCCTTTTTTCACGCTAGTGAAAATAATTGTCCATTTTTCACATAAGTGAAATATAACGGAGGATTAGCTCAGCTGGGAGAGCACCTGCCTTACAAGCAGGGGGTCGGCGGTTCGATCCCGTCATCCTCCACCATTTTTATCACAAAAAATGAACATTATATACCTTGGAGGGGTAGCGAAGTGGCTAAACGCGGCGGACTGTAAATCCGCTCCTTCGGGTTCGGCAGTTCGAATCTGCCCCCCTCCACCATTTTAACTTCGAAATGATATATTCCGAAGTTTTTGTTTGAAATGATGTATATTCTTTTTAAGAAAAGTTATACTAAGTGAAGTTAGCAAATGGTTTACATAGGGTATGAAATGAAAGTAAGCTCATGCAAACAAAAGTTGTTGCATGAACACATCAATGGGCTATAGCCAAGCGGTAAGGCATCGCACTTTGACTGCGACATGCGTTGGTTCGAATCCAGCTAGCCCAGCCATATGTGCCATTAGCTCAGTCGGTAGAGCATCTGACTTTTAATCAGAGGGTCGAAGGTTCGAGTCCTTCATGGCACACCATTTTTTTTTGTTAAGGGGCCTTAGCTCAGCTGGGAGAGCGCCTGCTTTGCACGCAGGAGGTCAGCGGTTCGATCCCGCTAGGCTCCATTCAAAATTTGAGATAAGTCATAAACTTTCGGGTTTATGGCTTTTTTGTTTTTTCTAAGTGGTGTAGGGGAGTAAGATATGGTCGTGTGGCATGAACTTGGCGTATTTCCGCACGAACTCGATGCATTTTAGCATCAACTCAGGTTGTTTTGGCATCAACTTCACCTATTTTGGAACGAACTCCCCTCTGTTTAAGCTTTTTTAGATGAATTCCTTAACAAAAGTCCCCACTGTTCCAAGCTTTCGAGGGAAAAGGCATCCCTTGTGAGCATTTTTGAGAAGGTTTTTAGCAAATGAGGAAGGCTTTAGAGATAAATAGATGACCTTACGAGCAAAATATGAAATGTTTTGAGATACCGCCTCTCGCTCCTTCTTCCGCTGAAATTTTCCCCGTTTTCCGCCATACCTCATAACCTAAAATCTCCCAGCTAACCCTTGCATATATATTCAAAACCATGTCGAGTTGAGTCATTCTTGGATTTCCCTATACAATAGAGATAGACGAAAAAAGGGGGACATAGGATATGAAAAAGAATATAAGCATTATTGGTGTTCCAATGGATTTAGGACAAACTCGACGCGGAGTCGATATGGGACCAAGCGCCATTCGCTATGCGGGAGTTGTGGAAAGGTTAGAAAATCTAAATCACTCGATAGAAGACCTTGGTGATATTGAAATTGGCAGCAGGGAAAAAACAGCTTCCACCGAAAGTAACCTAAAGAATTTGAAAGCGGTTGCAGAGGCGAGCGAGACGCTAGCCGGGCAAGTAGATAATGTGGTAGGGAAGGGGAACTTTCCTTTAGTTCTTGGAGGCGACCATAGTATTGCGATAGGCACACTTGCGGGACTCGGAAAGCATTATCCGAACATGGGTGTTATTTGGTATGATGCGCATGGAGATTTAAATACAGGAGAAACCTCTCCTTCTGGTAACATCCATGGAATGCCACTGGCTGTTAGCCTAGGTTTAGGAGATCCAACCTTAACGGGTATTGGTGGTTATGAAAATAAAATTAAGGCAGAAAATATTGTTATTATTGGTGCACGCTCTTTAGATGAAGGAGAAAAAGTGCTGATTAAGGAAAAAGGCATTAAAGTATTCACCATGCATGAAATCGATCGTATGGGAATGACAGCGGTAATGGAGGAGGCAATCTCCTATTTAAATGAAAGAGGCGTCGATGGCGTGCATCTATCCCTTGACCTAGATGGGTTGGATCCACATGATGCACCTGGTGTGGGTACACCGGTATTAGGAGGTATTTCATACCGAGAGAGTCATTTGGCGATGGAGATGCTAGAGGAAGCTAATATCTTAACTTCGGCAGAGTTTGTCGAGGTAAACCCAATATTAGATGAGAGAAACAAAACGGCGACCGTAGCTGTTGCGTTAATAGGCTCATTGTTTGGAGAGAAATTACTTTAAACCATAAAAATAACCAGCACTTCTTTTAGGAAGAAGATGCTGGTTTTCGTTGTGTTTGTTGGTACAAGTGCTGATTAATTAAGGAATCCAGGGTGGTGCTTGCATCAATTACTTCTTTTGATAGTAAATGGTTTGTGTGGGATAACCGAATCATCTCTTCTCTTTTTCTTTCAATAGCTTCTTGCAATGTAGTGGATGCGTAGATCCCCATAAACTACACCCCTTTTCGAGACTTCTAGTGGTTTTTACCCTGATTCACCCTTTTTTAAACTAATTTCAG
Proteins encoded:
- the rocF gene encoding arginase, which translates into the protein MKKNISIIGVPMDLGQTRRGVDMGPSAIRYAGVVERLENLNHSIEDLGDIEIGSREKTASTESNLKNLKAVAEASETLAGQVDNVVGKGNFPLVLGGDHSIAIGTLAGLGKHYPNMGVIWYDAHGDLNTGETSPSGNIHGMPLAVSLGLGDPTLTGIGGYENKIKAENIVIIGARSLDEGEKVLIKEKGIKVFTMHEIDRMGMTAVMEEAISYLNERGVDGVHLSLDLDGLDPHDAPGVGTPVLGGISYRESHLAMEMLEEANILTSAEFVEVNPILDERNKTATVAVALIGSLFGEKLL
- a CDS encoding aspartyl-phosphate phosphatase Spo0E family protein: MGIYASTTLQEAIERKREEMIRLSHTNHLLSKEVIDASTTLDSLINQHLYQQTQRKPASSS